The segment agagagagtgagaggagagagaggagagagagagagaggagagggggagagagggaggagagaaagagagagagaggagagagggagagagagagggagggagagagaggagagggagagagagagagagagagagagagagagagagggggaggagagagggagagagagggggaggagagagggagaggagagggaggagagggagagagagggagagagagagagagagagaggggagagagaggacagagggagagaggagagggagggaaagaggagagggagagagagaggagagggagggagagagagggagagagtggggagagggagaggagggagagggaaaggagagagagggaagaggagagagggagaggagagagggagaggagaggagagagagggagggagagagagaggagagagagagggagagagagagggagaggagagggagaggagagagagagagggagagagagagggaggagagagagaggagagagggagagaggagagagggagaggagagagggttagagagggagagggagaggggagagagagagggagaggagagagggagaggagagagagtgagaggagagagagagagagggagaggagagagggagagcgagcgggagagagagagagagggagaggagagagggagaggagagagatagcgggggtgtgtgtttcatgccaggctgagagagagagattgatgtAGCAGGGTGTGTTTCATGTATGTCTCCCCTGGCAGACACGGCACTGCCCCTCACTGTCAACTGACTGTCAACAAGGTCCCCACGGTGAAGGCACCCTGTCCCATGATGGGGGTATTAGTGTAATTGGCTGAGGGTTATTTAATCCAGGGGAACCCAGGTCTACCTCGGGTAATTGTTGTTGTAACAGAGACATTACCTGTTGTTTTGTCATTTATTTATCCTTGTGATTCCCATTGGGATAGCCATCTCTTATGAGAGATCAATTGGTTATGATAGATCCAGTGCTtaataatgtatgtgtgtgtgtgtccaggttctGCGTTTGCCAAGGCGAAGCCTGAGTCTCCCTGGACGTCTCTGACCAGGAAGGGTCTCGTCAGGGTGGTGTTGTTCCCCTTCTTTTTCAGATGGTGGATTCAGGTCACCTCCAGAgttatcttcctcctcctcctcctcctctacctgctACAAGGtacctacctaaccctaacctccagagtcctcctcctcctcctcctcctctacctgctACAAGGtacctacctaaccctaacctccagagtcctcctcctcctcctcctctacctgctACAAGGtacctacctaaccctaacctccagagtcctcctcctcctcctcctcccctacctGCTACAAGGtacctacctaaccctaacctccagagtcctcctcctcctcctcctcctcctctacctgctACAAGGtacctacctaaccctaacctccagagtcctcctcctcctcctcctcctctacctgctACAAGGtacctacctaaccctaacctccagagtcctcctcctcctcctcctcctcctcctcccctacctGCTACAAGGtacctacctaaccctaacctccagagtcctcctcctcctactcctcctcctctacctgctACAAGGtacctacctaaccctaacctccagagtcctcctcctcctcctcctcctccctctacctgCTACAAGGtacctacctaaccctaacctccagagtcctcctcctcctcctcctctacctgctACAAGGtacctacctaaccctaacctccagagtcctcctcctcctcctccctcctctacctgctACAAGGtacctacctaaccctaacctccagagtcctcctcctcctcctcctctacctgctACAAGGtacctacctaaccctaacctccagagtcctcctcctcctcctcctcctcctctacctgctACAAGGtacctacctaaccctaacctccagagTCAGACCTATATTATGAAGACCTATATTATGAAGACCTATATTATGAAGACCTATATTATGAAGACCTATATTATGAAGACCTATATTATGAAGACTTATATTATGAAGACCTATATTATGAAGACCTATATTAtgaagacatacagtgagggaagaaagtatttgatcccctgctgattttgtatgtttgcctactgacaaagacatgatcagtctataattttaatggtaggtttatttgaacagtgagagacagaataacaacaaaaaaatccagaaaaacgcatgtcaaaaatgttataaattgatttgcattttaatgagggaaataagtatttgacccctctgcaaaacatgacttagtacttggtggcaaaacccttgttgacaatcacagaggtcagacgtttcctgtagttggccaccaggtttgcacacatctaaggagggattttgttccactcctctttgcagatcttctccaagtcattaaggtttcaaggctgacgtttagcaactcaaaccttcagctccctccacagcttttctatgggattaaggtctggagactggctaggccactccaggaccttaatgtgcttcttcttgagccactcctttgttgccttggccgtgtgttttgggtcattgtcatgctggaatacccatccacgacccattttcaatgctctggctgagggaaggaggttctcacccaagatttgacggtacatggccccgtccatcgtccctttgatgcggtgaagttgtcctgtccccttaacagacaaacaaccccaaagcataatgtttccacctccatgtttgacggtgggattggtgttcttggggtcataggcagcattcctcctcctccaaacacgtcgagttgagttgatgccaaagagctcgattttggtctcatctgaccacaacactttcaccaagttctcctcagaatctttcagatgttcattggcaaacttcagacggccctgtatatgtgctttcttgagcagggggaccttgcgggcgctgcatgatttcagtccttcacggcgtagtgtgttaccaattgttttcttggtgactatggtcccagctgccttgagctcattgacaagatcctcccgtgtagttctgggctgattcctcaccgttcacatgatcattgcaactccacgaggtgagatcttgcatggagccccaggccgagggagattgacagttcttttgtgtttcttccatttgcgaataatcgcaccaactgttgtcaccttctcaccaagctgcttggcgatggtcttgtagcccattccagccttatgtaggtctacaatcttgactgttgactgtgcctttaaacagcttggaaaattccaggaaatgatgtcatggctttagaagcttctgataggctaattgacatcatttgagtcaattggaggtctacctgtggatgtatttcaaggcctatcttcaaactcagtgcctctttgtttgacatcatgggaaaatcaaaatacatcagccaagacctcagaaaagaaattgtagacctccacaagtctggttcatccttgggagcaatttccaaacgcctgaaggtaccacgttcatctgtacaaacaatagtacggaactataaacaccatgggaccacgcagccgtcataccgctcaggaaggagacgcgttctgtctcctagagatgaacgtactttggtgcgaaaagtgcaaatcaatcccagaacaacagcaaaggaccttgtggagatgctggaggaaacagttacaaaagtatctatatccacagtaaaatgagtcctatatcgacgtaacctgaaaggccgctcagcaaggaagaagccactgctccaaaaccgccataaaaaagccagactacggtttgcaactgcacatggggacaaagatcgtactttttggagaactgttctctggtctgatgaaacaaaaatagaactgtttggccatcatgctgtgggggtgctttgctgcaggagggactggtgcacttcacaaaatagatggcatcatgaggaaggaaaattatgtgaatatattaaagcaacatctcaagacatcagtcaggaagttaaagcttggtcgcaaatgagtcttccaaatggacaatgttgtggcaaaatggcttaaggacaacaaagtcaaggtattggagtggccatcacaaagccctgacctcaatcctatagaacatttgtgggcagaactgaaaaagcgtgtgcgagcaaggaggcctacaaacctgactcagttacaccagctctgtcaggaggaatgggccaaaattcacccaacttattgtgggaagcttgtggaaggctacccgaaacatttgacccaagttaaataatttatttggcaatgctaccaaatactaattgagtgtatgtaaacttctgacccatatAATTCTAACTTCTGACCCataataattctctctactataattctgacatttcacattcttaaaataaagtggtgatcctaactgacctaagacagggaattattcCTACGAtgaaatatcaggaattgtgaaaaactgagtttaaatgtatttggctaaggtgtatgtaaacttctgacttcaactgtattatgaAGACATTCATTATGAAGACCTATATTATGAAGACCTATATTATGAAGACCTATATTCTGAAGACCTATATTATGAAGACAGTTATTATGAAGACAGTTATTATGAAGACATTTTGGTATTCGGCAAGGTTTTTTATCGGTTTGGGCACACCAAAAACATtctcgaggcaagccgaagtcggtatttcttgagttatcttagattaattctgactattttgaggaagtgtatattgtctacggcgtctcaagatggacaaacagtactattgcttgtttttcaagcgaaggtcttttaagggaacATTCGTTCGGTTGGCCTAGCCGAGTTCAGCTAGGAGCCAGCCCAACCAAAGTATGCGGAAGGCTTAAGTCTCACCCACATTCCTTCTCCACAGTTAGTTTTGATACTGTTTCCTTCAGTGTGTTGTTGCCCTATGCTTGTGTAGACATGCATACTGTACCTTTCTCTGGCTCTGGCTGGTCATGGGGAAATTCCAGCCTTGAACCTGTGACTGTGTGTTAGatagtaagtacacacacacacactgctctagtTCTTCATCCAATAAACAGAAACAGAACAGGGCCTGTCTTTAGTCGCCTGCCTTCTGAATGAATTTGAATTACAGGAGAGCTATTTCTGGGCCTCTCCAAACGCATGACCcctcgtgtgtgtttgtgtgtgcttgtgtggcccCTACTCCTTTCAAAGCACtgccttttacacacacacacacggttgagTGTTCTCATATACCCAAGAACACTGATAGCAGAGGTATTGACAGGATACCCCTCCTTTTCCACACACTTACATATTGACCTTGAGTACATCAAAACAAATGACCCCTCTCTCAATACCTCCCTGTGTCAGTATGTGTGGTACTATAAGTTTGTTAGTGAGCAGCCAAGGTGACCAGTTGTGTTACCAcaccctcacccctccctctcatccctccagCCCTCCTTTACACCCCACCCTCTTTCCATCTCCTTCTCACCCCAGCTAAATGTTCAATATAAACTATTGACAGGAAGTCTAGCGGAAGTGGAGAATATCCCAAATACATGCAGCGCATAACActttccatatctctctctctctctctctctctctctctgtctctctctctctctctctctctctctctgtctctctctctctcgctctcttctccatatctctctctctctctctctctctctctctctctctctctctctctctctcgctctcttctccatatctctctcgctctctctctctctctcgctctcttctccatatctctctctctctccagtggctGCTGCAGTGTTATTCTTCACCATCCCCCACCCCCACAGTATCCCGACCACAGAGGTGTTTGGGGCGATATGGCTGATGCTGTTACTGGGGACAGTGCACTGCCAGATCGTCTCCACACGCACCCCCAAacccaccagcagcagcagctctgGCAAGAGAAGAAGGTGgggagaaggggatggagagggagggagggagggagggagggagggagggagggagggagagggagggcgggagggagggagggagggggagagggagggggagagggagggagggggagagggagggagggagggagggagggagggagggagggagggggggagggagggaggggagaggggggagaaggggagagggaagaaatggatgaatgaatgaatgaatgagagggagggagagagagagtggggtaaAGGGGGTTATTACATAGATAATGTATCCATACCTCTGTGTTGTTTTAGTGTTTCCTGTTTGATGTGCTTTCTGCTCTGAGATAGACCTGTATGACCTAGCTACTGTTTTAAAAGGCCTCTCAGTGTGACACACTACAGGTCAGTTCCCCAGTCACTGGTCAGATCGGGGGGTGTTCCATTGGACTGTGTGTGTTGAATCATGGTTCCCCCCCTCTCTTCTGGTCATGTGACCAGGGAACTGCCCCCACACACGCTTCCTGTCCCATTGTAGATTTTTAAAGGCTGTGATTTCCTGCCAGAGCGTAGCGGCTCGTAAATTTGTGCCAGGACGCATAACGCCATTAGCCTTttcccagatctgttggtgctcTTGGCAAGAtgccacaaacagatctgggaccaggctgtaATGTCactatagctagctaactatgccCAAAACCCACTACCTTTGGCTTGCACAGTACTGACAAATTTCAGACTTCTAGAAGAAAATTGATCCACGTCACACAGTCTGGGAATGGCGTGGCTAACAAAAACAAAGAAAACGGGTGTTTGGAAATCTACATAGTTGAGAGATTGTAAAGACAGTATAGACATTGTGAGACACAAATAGCAGCTTTAAAGGACAGCATACTAGATTTTCCAGAATCTCCCCATGTGGAAGCTATCATCGGTTAAGGAAGAGACCTACTGTCTACTGTTACTGTACACCCTCATCTCATAGCGCAGCGTTGTTCACTCACTCAGACTCCAGATGCGGTCAGGAATCAACCACCAAACTACTTTCTCCTTCCTTTCTTCCCTTAACCTCAAATCTGCGTTGTTTTCTCTCTCTGAACCAAACGCCACCACTCCATTACCCTGACTGACCTTAAGTAACTTGTCCTCATGCCCACTAGATGGTTGACTCGTCAGTGTTTGAGTGGATCTGTTATCTGTTATTATATgatattcagtgcattcggaaagcattcagacccctccatattttgttacattgcagccttattctaaaattgattcatttttttttatgtcccgctcatcaatctacaacccataatgacaaagcaaaaactggtttttagatttttttttgcaaatgtatcaaaaataaaaacagatatCTGTTATTATGTAAAAAGTGGAGACTGGAGACTCTCACGTCGGGAAATGGAGAAACAGGCTGATCAAAACCGGTTGTTAGCTAAGCTGCCAGTCAGACAGTTAATTACCATCCTCCTCTTGTAGGAGTAGATGAACCATTCAATCAAATCTCTCTATTTTCAGCTTGTTGTTGATGGCTCTCCAAGTCTAATCCCAGTAAATCCAATCATATTTCCAGTTATTGTATATTATGAGAACACAGTCTAATCTACCGCGTTAGTATAAATATGAATCGCTCTGACAGCTGGATATGAATCAAATGTTTTGCTTCGATCAAAACCGCTCATTCCTGACCAGATCTGATGTAACACACATTGCTGCCATTGAATCAACCGTTTTCATTCATTTTGTATCTTCCCTCTTGTGGTAAAAAGAATGAAAGGGGTATTATTTTAATGACTTCATATGATTTATTTCTTCAATCACAACAACAGTGATTCCTGTCTGGACCTCTCTCTCTAAGTACTCTGCCCTTTCTTATTGATCTTTCTTGACCAAAGGCGTTTAAGGAAGGCAGCTCATTTGGATGTACATAGGGAAGGAGATGGTTCTAGCACTACTGATAACACCCGGGAAGGGGGACCACACTCCCACGGTGCCGCCACCGGCTCACCTTACAGCCTGGGCATCGCTCTCTTCAGAGATTTCTGGCATGATATCTGTAAAGCGGGGTGTGTATTTTACCCTCTGGTGAGGTTACTAAAGAACCCTATCTCTCTCTGGTATAGCTGCAACATCCCTTGGATTCCACCCCGATTATGATAATGATCCATTCATAAATATCCCTCTCTATTGGATGAGAAAACTGAGTTATATACATAGTAAATATATGTTTATGAAAATCATTCTTCCCACTAAATGATAAACATTATCTGTTATTAAACGTGGTGTTATTttaactgaacacacacagaggggaTACATATTCAAATCCGTTTCAACGTGAATTTGATTATTAACTTGTCTCGACATTCGGGTTTCTCAGGGTGCCAAAGTATGTGGAAGGAGCGGTCTGTCTTTCCATCTTGGTTATCATTTTTCTGTGTGTGGAAAAAGGGATTTTGCAGCTTTGTTTTTGTAGCCGATGTTACGGCATGTTTATTTTTCTACTATTCAAGCTACGGCCAAGAGAAGCATGGAGCAAAAGATCTAGAAACATAAATACAAGTATTAGTAAAGGCTTTATAGTTGTTAAAAGGGATCTGGCTGAATATGCAAAACCATCACTGGTGAAGTTTTTGAGACTTTCAATCTAAAAACTGAAAAACACTTTAGTAAAAATCCAACCTTTTCACACCAGAAATCTAATCGGCACTGTCAGTCATCTTTATTTGTCATCAGTAAACTTTATTTGAATTCAGTTTAGTAGCACCGGTAACCCATCCCATTTAGAACCTAGTTTCTCTGCTCCCATGCCATTGCTTCAATCAGTACCAACTTGATCCAAGTGATTCTGTCTTGTTTTGATTTCTGCATGCTGGATGGACGTGGACTGTCTACCTGTCctgtctctccacctcccccctttaacctccccctccatctctcccctcaggTCTAAGAAGTCCAAGCTGTCCATAGACAAGTCCACAGAGACAGATAACGGCTATGTGTCTCTGGATGGAAGGATAACCAATAAGAGCAGTGAGGAGGGGCTACAGGTCCATGATGGAGGATCTcaccactgtgacctgctgcCGAGGTCAGACGAGACGTGTTGGACCGGACCCCCACCTCTCACCACACTGCTGCTGCCCCCCGTCAGCAAGGTAaacaacaaggtaacacacacacacacacacacaccaccacgcAACACACTGCCACTGCCCTCCGTCAGCAGGTAAACAAGGTAGCTAAtgaacacgaacacacacacacacctgtcctaaAACAGGTGAGTTTAGCCTTGTATAAATAGACTACAGTCCAGTATGAATCTGTCCATTCGGTCTTCTCAGGAGACCCAGAGCCATGGTGTGGGCGTGGAGAAAATTTCTGATGAGGCGTCTAGTGAGGAGGATCCCGAAGCGTCCTACACCGCCATCCGTAGGGGTGTAGAGCGCATCAGCAGCGACTGCACGCTGCGCAACAGGAAACCACATCACTACAAGAAACACTACACCAACAACACTGAGGTGGGTGACCCCCACACCACCCAGGTTGGtcacactcacacagagacacgcacagcgactcacacacacacacttacatacagtacatactgacatcatacacacacacacacacacttacctacagtacatacatacacatacccacacacacatagacagttCATAGACACGCTCCCAAACGTGTGGATACACTTAGCTACTACATACACCCATACACTCaccattactctctctctcctcctctcgctctctctctctctctctgtaggagacTCCCAAGTCCGGTACCAGCTGTAGTTCTCGGTGCTCCAGCTTGCGGACCCAGGACTCCGAGAGCACCAGACATGAGTCAGAGACAGAGGACCTGCTGTGGGAGGACTTCCTGCACTGTACTGAGTGTCGCTCCTCCTGCACCagcgagacagagggagagggagctgcaGTCTGCCCTGCTACCAAGAAGGAGTACAGAGATGACCCCTTTCACCAGGTGGGTTAGGGGTCAAAGGTTAGGAGTTAGAGTTAGAAGTCCGGTGTTAGGGTTTGACAGAGTTAGAGGGAGCTGTAGTCTGCCCTGCTACCAAGAAGGAAAACAGAGATGACCCTTCCACCGTTTATCGGGGGTTAGAGGTCAAGGGTTAGAGAAGAGAAGGGGGGGTAAGTGTGGGACTGAGCTTGCAGTAAAATGGTTGCAACATTAATGAACAGGTGTTGGTGGTAGCGTGGATGTTCCTATTGATCTGTTTTTGTTGTGTCACTTTGTGTGTTCTGATGTAGCCATGGTAACCATGGTCATATCAACCTTGTCAATGAGGGTGATCACCCTCAAAGCCTCAGCATGTAACAGTAGTTATTGTGTTGATCTAGTTGTGTCCTCTACAGGGCCACACATGGCTACACAGCTCCAACCCAGGCCTGGAGCGGGTCAGTGCCATCGTGTGGGAGGGGAACGACTGTAAGAAGGCTGACATGTCTGTCCTGGAGATCAGCGGTATGATCATGAACAGGGTGAGTAACAGCCAGGGCCTTGATACTGTTGTCAGGGTTTACATCTTGTGTGTACTGTAGCACTTTACAATGTAAGACAGGGAACACCTCGATCCCCTCCAGCACCCACCTGGGGGATTTTTATGCACTAGAATGTTAATGAATGCAGATTGGACTTGCACTTCATGATATTGGAACGCACTTATATATGCCACATTTCTCTCTAATCACTTTACATTCTCTATAACTTAGACCAATGACGTGAAAGATATAAataatgtctgtctctctacttccctctatctctccttccctctatctctccatctctctatctctccttcgctctctctcctgtctctccttccctctctccttccctccatctctcctgtctctccttccctctatctctccatccctcctttctctccatctctctctatctctcctgtctcgccatctctctatctctccttccctctctctcctgtctctccttccctccatctctcctgtctctccctcccttcaggTCAACCTGTACACCCCAGGTATTGGCTACCAGGTCTTTGGTAACCTGGTGTCAGTAACTCTGGGCCTGACACCCTTcgcctataggctgtctcagtACAAGGACCTGGAACAGCTGACACAGCTCTCAGCCAATGAGCTCATCTCGGTGGCGTTCGGCTCCTCCTCTGACGTCATGGTGATCACCATGGTAACGCTCAGCTTCATGGTGCGCGTCTGTCTCATCTGGCTCTTCTTCTTCCTGCTCAGCGTGGCCGAGAGGACAtacaaacaggtgtgtgtgtggtggggggggatTGATGTATGTGTTTTTGAGATTGTTTCATCTTAATTATGGATGTAATATTGACCATTGATTGTTATACGAAGACATTTATTTCTAAAAGTCTTATCACTTtcatgtatactgtatgtgtgttggaCCTGACAGAGGCTGCTATTCGCCAAGCTGTTTGGTCACCTGACGTCGGCACGGCGAGCCAGGAAGTCAGAGGTGCCTCACTTCCGTCTGAAGAAAGTCCAGAACATTAAGATGTGGCTCTCTCTGCGCTCATATCTCAAGGTCTGTCCTATCTGCTACCACTGTTTGTTGTTCCATCATGTCTTCCTGAACCTGCACTCTGTGTCAATGGGATGTGTTGTGTCGTGAGTGGGTGGGTGGATAAGTGTGTGTTTGCGAGTGTGTCCAActaaagtatttaaaatgtgtgttaCAGAGAAGGGGTCCTCAGCGGTCGGTGGATGTGATCGTGTCCTCTGccttcctcctcactctctctgtaGTCTTCATCTGCTGTGCTCAGGTCAGCGTGAGTCACCATCATCAGCCTGCTACAGTCCTACCTTGTCTTTTTGTCTAATACAGTTAGAATAACAGGTGAAAAACCATTACTATCTACAATATATGTTTGAGTGGGACGAGCATTAAAACAAACTTTTCTCTCCGTCTCCCTGTAGTTGCTCCATATCCACAACACGTtcctggagagtcactataactGGGAGCTGGTGCTCTGgtgttcctctctgtctctcttcctgctACGCTTTGTTACCCTCGGCTCAGAGACCAGCAACaagtacagcaacacctccatctTACTGACAGAACAGGTAGACAGGCTGAGACCAGCAACaagtacagcaacacctccatctTACTGACAGAACAGGTAGACAGGCTGAGACCAGCAACaagtacagcaacacctccatctTACTGACAGAACAGGTAGACAGGCTCAGAGACCAGCAACaagtacagcaacacctccatctTACTGACAGAACAGGTAGACAGGCTGAGACCAGCAACaagtacagcaacacctccatctTACTGACAGAACAGGTAGACAGGCTGAGACCAGCAACaagtacagcaacacctccatctTACTGACAGAACAGGTAGACAGGCTGAGACCAGCAACaagtacagcaacacctccatctTACTGACAGAACAGGTAGACAGGCTGAGACCAGCAACaagtacagcaacacctccatctTACTGACAGAACAGGTAGACAGGCTGAGACCAGCAACaagtacagcaacacctccatctTACTGACAGAACAGGTAGACAGGCTGAGACCAGCAACaagtacagcaacacctccatctTACTGACAGAACAGGTAGACAGGCTGAGACCAGCAACaagtacagcaacacctccatctTACTGACAGAACAGGTAGACAGGCTGAGACCAGCAACaagtacagcaacacctccatctTACTGACAGAACAGGTAGACAGGCTGAGACCAGCAACaagtacagcaacacctccatctTACTGACAGAACAGGTAGACAGGCTGAGACCAGCAACaagtacagcaacacctccatctTACTGACAGAACAGGTAGACAGGCTGAGACCAGCAACaagtacagcaacacctccatctTACTGACAGAACAGGTAGACAGGCTGAGACCAGCAACaagtacagcaacacctccatctTACTGACAGAACAGGTAGACAGGCTGAGACCAGCAACaagtacagcaacacctccatctTACTGACAGAACAGGTAGACAGGCTGAGACCAGCAACaagtacagcaacacctccatctTACTGACAgaacaggtagacaggcagggaggcacaCACAGAACCGGTATAGTTGTAGCAAGACATTGGAATTTGACTTTGAGTTCGCCAATTAATACTGAGGAAGAACTAGCAGATGCACCACACTTGCTAACTTGTGTAGTTACACAGGA is part of the Coregonus clupeaformis isolate EN_2021a chromosome 28, ASM2061545v1, whole genome shotgun sequence genome and harbors:
- the LOC121584333 gene encoding protein PHTF2-like isoform X6 yields the protein MASKVRDAVVWYQKKIGAYDQQIWEKSVEQREIKFIRLGLRNKPKKTGHVKPDLIDVDLVRGSAFAKAKPESPWTSLTRKGLVRVVLFPFFFRWWIQVTSRVIFLLLLLLYLLQVAAAVLFFTIPHPHSIPTTEVFGAIWLMLLLGTVHCQIVSTRTPKPTSSSSSGKRRRRLRKAAHLDVHREGDGSSTTDNTREGGPHSHGAATGSPYSLGIALFRDFWHDICKAGSKKSKLSIDKSTETDNGYVSLDGRITNKSSEEGLQVHDGGSHHCDLLPRSDETCWTGPPPLTTLLLPPVSKVNNKETQSHGVGVEKISDEASSEEDPEASYTAIRRGVERISSDCTLRNRKPHHYKKHYTNNTEVGDPHTTQETPKSGTSCSSRCSSLRTQDSESTRHESETEDLLWEDFLHCTECRSSCTSETEGEGAAVCPATKKEYRDDPFHQGHTWLHSSNPGLERVSAIVWEGNDCKKADMSVLEISGMIMNRVNLYTPGIGYQVFGNLVSVTLGLTPFAYRLSQYKDLEQLTQLSANELISVAFGSSSDVMVITMVTLSFMVRVCLIWLFFFLLSVAERTYKQRLLFAKLFGHLTSARRARKSEVPHFRLKKVQNIKMWLSLRSYLKRRGPQRSVDVIVSSAFLLTLSVVFICCAQLLHIHNTFLESHYNWELVLWCSSLSLFLLRFVTLGSETSNKYSNTSILLTEQINLYLKMEKKPNKKEDLTLVNNVLKLATKLLKELDAPFRLYGLTMNPLLYNITQVVILSAVSGVISDLLGFNLKLWKIKS
- the LOC121584333 gene encoding protein PHTF2-like isoform X8, yielding MASKVRDAVVWYQKKIGAYDQQIWEKSVEQREIKFIRLGLRNKPKKTGHVKPDLIDVDLVRGSAFAKAKPESPWTSLTRKGLVRVVLFPFFFRWWIQVTSRVIFLLLLLLYLLQVAAAVLFFTIPHPHSIPTTEVFGAIWLMLLLGTVHCQIVSTRTPKPTSSSSSGKRRRRLRKAAHLDVHREGDGSSTTDNTREGGPHSHGAATGSPYSLGIALFRDFWHDICKAGSKKSKLSIDKSTETDNGYVSLDGRITNKSSEEGLQVHDGGSHHCDLLPRSDETCWTGPPPLTTLLLPPVSKVNNKETQSHGVGVEKISDEASSEEDPEASYTAIRRGVERISSDCTLRNRKPHHYKKHYTNNTEETPKSGTSCSSRCSSLRTQDSESTRHESETEDLLWEDFLHCTECRSSCTSETEGEGAAVCPATKKEYRDDPFHQLCPLQGHTWLHSSNPGLERVSAIVWEGNDCKKADMSVLEISGMIMNRVNLYTPGIGYQVFGNLVSVTLGLTPFAYRLSQYKDLEQLTQLSANELISVAFGSSSDVMVITMVTLSFMVRVCLIWLFFFLLSVAERTYKQRLLFAKLFGHLTSARRARKSEVPHFRLKKVQNIKMWLSLRSYLKRRGPQRSVDVIVSSAFLLTLSVVFICCAQVSLLHIHNTFLESHYNWELVLWCSSLSLFLLRFVTLGSETSNKYSNTSILLTEQINLYLKMEKKPNKKEDLTLVNNVLKLATKLLKELDAPFRLYGLTMNPLLYNITQVVILSAVSGVISDLLGFNLKLWKIKS
- the LOC121584333 gene encoding protein PHTF2-like isoform X11, whose translation is MASKVRDAVVWYQKKIGAYDQQIWEKSVEQREIKFIRLGLRNKPKKTGHVKPDLIDVDLVRGSAFAKAKPESPWTSLTRKGLVRVVLFPFFFRWWIQVTSRVIFLLLLLLYLLQVAAAVLFFTIPHPHSIPTTEVFGAIWLMLLLGTVHCQIVSTRTPKPTSSSSSGKRRRRLRKAAHLDVHREGDGSSTTDNTREGGPHSHGAATGSPYSLGIALFRDFWHDICKAGSKKSKLSIDKSTETDNGYVSLDGRITNKSSEEGLQVHDGGSHHCDLLPRSDETCWTGPPPLTTLLLPPVSKETQSHGVGVEKISDEASSEEDPEASYTAIRRGVERISSDCTLRNRKPHHYKKHYTNNTEETPKSGTSCSSRCSSLRTQDSESTRHESETEDLLWEDFLHCTECRSSCTSETEGEGAAVCPATKKEYRDDPFHQGHTWLHSSNPGLERVSAIVWEGNDCKKADMSVLEISGMIMNRVNLYTPGIGYQVFGNLVSVTLGLTPFAYRLSQYKDLEQLTQLSANELISVAFGSSSDVMVITMVTLSFMVRVCLIWLFFFLLSVAERTYKQRLLFAKLFGHLTSARRARKSEVPHFRLKKVQNIKMWLSLRSYLKRRGPQRSVDVIVSSAFLLTLSVVFICCAQLLHIHNTFLESHYNWELVLWCSSLSLFLLRFVTLGSETSNKYSNTSILLTEQINLYLKMEKKPNKKEDLTLVNNVLKLATKLLKELDAPFRLYGLTMNPLLYNITQVVILSAVSGVISDLLGFNLKLWKIKS